Genomic DNA from Echeneis naucrates chromosome 14, fEcheNa1.1, whole genome shotgun sequence:
TGATGTAAACAAATACTGTATTGAGGGGTTATTTGTCAGTCACATCACAAATTAGGATCTCCTCACATATGATGGTTTGGGAATTGAAATTTTGCTAGTAGTAAAAGCACAGGTTTAAACAGCGAACCACAGcgaaaaaaggtcaaaggttagtaaaataaataaataaataaataaataatatataatataataataataaaaaaacaggtGTTACATGATCAAactttggtttttctttctcttataTACACTATAAACTGCCTCATGGTTCTCTGCACAGCtcagcactttatttttttcatttaaccaTGTTGAAAAACTGGAGCTCTGGAGCTTGAATCTCACCTGTACCTAATCCAAGCCTCAGGCCTCCTATATAGCGGCTGCTCAGTCGATCGTGGTCCCACACTGTCATCTCTACACAGGCCTCCCTGAGGTCCTCAATTCGAAAGCCATCATACACCATGGTATGATTGAACATTGGACTGACTGTTCTCTTCACCACCCGGGTCTTCTGGCAACTTTTCCTGCTTGTGTCAGGAAGTACGGTGCTGCAACAGAATAGAagaaagtgatttttttatctATTAATTTATTAACTTATTGTATTTTAATACTTTGGGCAGTGTCCTGACAGTACATCCTACCATCTTACGAATGGGTCAATAATCACTCCTTTGAATGAAGGGAGATTCTTACAGTCTTTTACCCAAATCTGCACCTCACCAGTCTCCATCCTAGATGATCTTTTATCT
This window encodes:
- the LOC115054286 gene encoding synaptotagmin-like protein 2, with protein sequence MRVALRFLPQASHNKRSSRMETGEVQIWVKDCKNLPSFKGVIIDPFVRCTVLPDTSRKSCQKTRVVKRTVSPMFNHTMVYDGFRIEDLREACVEMTVWDHDRLSSRYIGGLRLGLGTGKSYGVDVPWMDSTIDEAHLWQRMLQSDGEWAEDILPLRGLMMVKCMPK